In one window of Leptidea sinapis chromosome 9, ilLepSina1.1, whole genome shotgun sequence DNA:
- the LOC126965834 gene encoding UPF0692 protein CG33108: MLKMCSIPPAPPLPQQSSPKATSANQSIFQSPTILSNPGLCEWASPEPSLREACLINNVCLHQTPYKFSYKHYEPILQVGPTCGLVALSMLLKKLISPDELLNLAKAEGYSNNGEMLSCKNMAQLARKALNSAEIENIRISVIEGGPNNKETLKALLNGSILMIAYDADRNHSPCLRQGHTAHWALVCGLIVVDDVEETMDSNVYVICRHGKSKHLCIWPIDLLHKSNENLLEFSPKKKDDGLTYVLPETGIGGADGLRAQFLMFDGL, translated from the exons ATGTTAAAAATGTGTTCAATTCCGCCTGCCCCGCCACTACCACAACAATCTTCTCCGAAAGCTACATCAGCCAACCAATCTATCTTTCAAAGCCCTACTATATTAAGTAACCCTGGTTTATGCGAATGGGCGTCGCCGGAACCATCATTACGGGAAGCTTGTTTAATAAATAACGTATGCCTTCATCAAACGCCTTACAAATTCTCTTATAAGCATTATGAACCAATTTTGCAAGTTGGTCCTACTTGTGGATTAGTCGCGTTGTCTatgttgttaaaaaaattaataagtccAGATGAATTACTAAATTTAGCTAAAGCTGAAGGCTATAGTAATAATGGAGAAATGTTAAGTTGTAAAAACATGGCACAGCTTGCTAGAAAAGCGTTAAATTCTGcagaaatagaaaatattagGATATCTGTCATTGAGGGAGGCCcaaataataaagaaacattGAAAGCATTATTAAATGGTTCCATATTAATGATTGC TTATGACGCGGACCGCAACCACTCTCCCTGCTTGAGGCAAGGCCACACCGCACACTGGGCTCTTGTTTGTGGACTCATTGTAGTTGATGACGTTGAAGAAACAATGGATTCTAACGTTTATGTTATTTGTAGACATGGGAAATCGAAACATTTGTGTATATGGCCCATAGATTTGCTGCATAAAAGTAATGAAAACTTATTGGAGTTTTCACCAAAGAAAAAAGATGACGGACTCACATATGTTCTGCCGGAAACTGGTATTGGTGGGGCTGATGGGTTAAGGGCCCAGTTTTTAATGTTTGATGGCTTATAG